In one window of Aceticella autotrophica DNA:
- a CDS encoding CooT family nickel-binding protein gives MCEANAYLITPDGEEKIMDYVIEVKPKGEEEILLTDLFGEEKLIKGTIKEIKLLDNKILINRSEKNE, from the coding sequence ATGTGTGAAGCAAATGCTTATTTAATTACACCGGATGGTGAAGAAAAAATAATGGATTATGTTATTGAGGTAAAACCAAAAGGAGAAGAAGAAATACTTTTGACTGATTTATTCGGAGAAGAAAAGCTTATAAAAGGAACGATCAAAGAGATAAAATTACTTGATAATAAAATATTAATAAACAGGAGTGAAAAAAATGAATAA
- the acsV gene encoding corrinoid activation/regeneration protein AcsV: MYKVRFLPMEKEIDVLEGETLLEVIRKAGIFIDSPCNGNGTCGKCKVKVLEGKVYNSKASKAITDEEIEEGYVLACCSKVIQDITIRIPQESSSAMYGMKIESLVGSKKREILKRAKDQVLNYGMEFVTYVRKDYIELSIPNKHDNISDVERLKRHVRKTLGYTQIYFRLPLLRRIPQLIREADYKVTITHIPRGMGKTTIINMEIGDKTSRLFGVAIDIGTTSVSTCLVDLYSGELIAEASSGNAQMKYGADVINRIIYSTKINGMEKLNHAIINETINPLLYKMYQDAKVSRDEVVSLVAAGNTTMSHLFLGVYANFLRMEPFIPAFVKAPFIKASELGIEVNPETFIYLAPSVASYVGGDITAGVLASGLWTSDENVLFIDLGTNGEIVFGNKDYMMSCACSAGPAFEGGEISCGMRATNGAIEKVTIDKTTYKPTLKIIGEGNPIGICGSGIIDLICEMMLTGVINRKGRLNKDLNTDRVRFDENGIGEYVLAFKEEYNLEKDIYITEVDIDNFIRAKAAIYSGVTTLLTSLGMDFTNIDKLLIAGGIGNSLNIENSIMIGMLPDIDRSKIAYIGNSSLMGCYLTMMSEDARRKLEEIANQMTYVELSLEPGYMDEFVSACFLPHTDINKFPSVRERFEKL; the protein is encoded by the coding sequence GTGTATAAAGTAAGATTTCTGCCAATGGAAAAAGAAATAGATGTATTAGAAGGTGAAACCCTACTGGAAGTAATAAGAAAAGCGGGAATTTTTATTGATAGTCCTTGCAATGGAAACGGCACTTGCGGCAAGTGTAAAGTAAAGGTATTAGAAGGTAAGGTATATAATTCAAAAGCAAGCAAGGCTATTACAGATGAGGAAATAGAGGAGGGTTACGTTTTAGCATGCTGTTCAAAGGTGATTCAGGATATAACTATAAGAATCCCTCAAGAATCTTCTTCTGCAATGTACGGTATGAAAATTGAAAGTCTTGTTGGTTCTAAAAAAAGAGAGATACTTAAAAGGGCAAAGGATCAGGTACTTAATTACGGAATGGAATTTGTGACATATGTCAGGAAAGATTATATAGAATTAAGTATACCTAATAAACATGATAACATATCTGATGTTGAGAGGCTAAAAAGACATGTCAGGAAAACACTTGGATATACACAAATATATTTCAGACTACCTTTATTAAGAAGGATTCCTCAATTAATAAGAGAAGCAGATTATAAAGTTACAATAACACATATACCTCGCGGAATGGGTAAAACTACTATTATTAATATGGAAATTGGGGATAAAACCAGCAGGCTCTTTGGAGTTGCAATAGATATAGGAACTACATCGGTTTCTACTTGCCTTGTAGATTTATACAGCGGGGAACTGATTGCAGAAGCTTCATCAGGTAATGCACAGATGAAATATGGGGCAGATGTAATTAACAGGATTATTTATTCAACTAAGATAAATGGTATGGAAAAATTAAATCATGCTATTATTAATGAAACAATAAACCCGCTTTTATATAAAATGTATCAAGATGCAAAAGTAAGCAGGGACGAGGTTGTATCACTTGTTGCAGCAGGAAATACGACAATGTCACATCTTTTTCTTGGTGTTTACGCTAACTTTTTAAGGATGGAGCCATTTATACCTGCCTTTGTAAAAGCACCTTTTATTAAAGCATCTGAACTGGGAATTGAAGTAAATCCTGAAACCTTTATATATCTTGCACCATCGGTTGCCAGCTATGTTGGAGGTGATATTACAGCGGGTGTATTGGCATCAGGGTTGTGGACATCAGATGAAAATGTGCTGTTTATCGATCTGGGAACAAACGGAGAGATTGTATTTGGGAACAAGGATTATATGATGTCCTGTGCTTGTTCGGCAGGACCTGCTTTTGAAGGCGGAGAGATTAGCTGTGGTATGAGAGCAACAAATGGTGCAATAGAAAAGGTAACAATAGATAAAACGACATACAAGCCCACATTAAAGATTATAGGTGAAGGGAACCCTATCGGAATCTGTGGGTCGGGTATTATCGATTTGATATGTGAGATGATGCTGACAGGTGTAATTAATAGAAAAGGCAGGCTTAACAAAGATTTAAATACAGACAGGGTTCGTTTTGATGAAAATGGGATTGGGGAATATGTATTGGCATTTAAAGAAGAATATAATTTGGAAAAGGATATTTACATTACAGAAGTAGATATAGATAATTTTATCAGAGCAAAAGCAGCTATATATTCTGGTGTAACAACATTGCTTACCAGTTTAGGAATGGATTTTACTAATATAGATAAACTCTTGATTGCCGGAGGTATTGGCAACAGCTTAAATATTGAAAATTCAATTATGATAGGTATGCTTCCGGATATTGATAGAAGCAAGATTGCCTATATAGGAAACAGTTCATTGATGGGATGTTATCTGACTATGATGAGTGAAGATGCAAGACGTAAACTGGAGGAAATCGCAAATCAAATGACATATGTAGAACTTAGTTTAGAGCCCGGTTATATGGATGAGTTTGTATCAGCTTGTTTTTTACCTCATACTGATATCAATAAGTTTCCCAGTGTTAGGGAACGGTTTGAAAAGTTGTAA
- the acsB gene encoding acetyl-CoA decarbonylase/synthase complex subunit alpha/beta, with product MSLFQIIFTGSKQALSAAEGLVKKAVEEKGRDHKVAFPDTAYSLPVIYAATGKKITNLGELEEVLPIVKSLIVEEEILDKALNAGLATAVSAEIIEAVKYATMETPYSAPCAGFVSDAIIRSLGVPLVTGDIPGVAVVLGECPDAETATKVIKDYQSKGLMTFLVGKVIDQAIEGKIKMGLELRVVPLGYDVTSVIHVVTVAIRAALIFGGIKPGALGDLLKYTKERVPAFVNAFGPLSELVVSAGAGAIALGFPVITDQTVPEVPTLLITQKDYDKFVRTSLEARNIKIKITEIPIPVAFAPAFEGERIRKGDMFAEFGGGKTNAWELVMATDLANVEDHKITVVGPDIDTITEVPGRLPLGLLVEVAGKNMHSDFEPVLERRLHYFLNYIEGVMHVGQRNLAWIRISKDAYEKGFRLNHIGEAVYAKMMDEFSKVVDRCQVTIFTDEEKCKEYMEKYALPRYQERDDRISSMTDESVDTFYSCILCQSFAPAHVCVVTPERLGLCGAVSWLDAKATYELDPTGPCQPVPKEGLIDENLGIYEKVNETVSKLSQGALQSVTLYSMLQDPMTSCGCFECICGIMPEANGVVIVNREYSGVCPLGMTFGDLASMTGGGVQTPGFMGHGRLFISSKKFMRAEGGAVRIVWMPKDLKDFVAERLNATIKEVNGIDNFTDMICDETIATDSEGVLAFLEEKGHPALTMDPLM from the coding sequence ATGAGTTTATTTCAAATAATATTTACAGGTTCAAAACAAGCCCTTTCTGCAGCAGAAGGGCTTGTCAAAAAGGCTGTTGAGGAAAAGGGCAGAGACCATAAGGTTGCATTTCCGGATACAGCCTATTCCCTTCCTGTTATTTATGCTGCGACAGGAAAGAAGATAACAAACCTTGGAGAATTAGAAGAAGTTTTACCTATCGTAAAAAGTTTGATTGTAGAAGAGGAAATACTTGACAAGGCATTAAATGCAGGACTTGCAACAGCTGTTTCTGCTGAAATAATTGAGGCGGTTAAATATGCTACTATGGAAACACCGTACAGTGCTCCATGTGCAGGCTTTGTATCTGATGCAATAATTCGTTCACTTGGTGTACCACTTGTAACAGGTGATATACCCGGGGTAGCTGTTGTGTTAGGCGAGTGTCCTGATGCCGAAACGGCAACAAAGGTTATAAAGGATTATCAGTCAAAGGGTTTGATGACCTTTTTGGTCGGAAAGGTTATAGACCAAGCGATAGAAGGAAAGATTAAAATGGGGCTTGAGCTTAGGGTTGTTCCTCTTGGATATGATGTTACATCTGTTATCCATGTTGTAACAGTTGCTATAAGGGCAGCTTTAATCTTTGGAGGTATTAAACCGGGGGCTCTTGGTGACCTTTTGAAGTACACAAAGGAAAGGGTGCCGGCATTTGTAAATGCCTTCGGACCTCTCAGCGAATTGGTAGTATCTGCGGGAGCCGGAGCAATTGCACTTGGATTCCCAGTAATAACAGATCAAACGGTACCGGAAGTTCCTACACTATTAATAACTCAAAAGGATTATGATAAGTTTGTAAGAACCTCTTTAGAAGCGAGAAATATAAAGATAAAGATTACAGAAATTCCTATACCTGTTGCATTTGCGCCTGCTTTTGAGGGTGAAAGAATAAGAAAAGGCGATATGTTTGCTGAATTTGGCGGCGGCAAGACGAATGCATGGGAATTGGTTATGGCAACAGACCTTGCTAATGTAGAGGACCACAAAATTACGGTAGTAGGTCCTGATATTGATACAATTACTGAGGTGCCGGGAAGATTACCTCTTGGACTTTTAGTTGAAGTTGCAGGAAAGAATATGCATTCGGATTTCGAACCTGTACTTGAAAGAAGGCTTCACTACTTCTTGAATTATATAGAAGGTGTAATGCACGTGGGACAGAGGAATCTTGCATGGATCAGAATAAGTAAGGATGCATATGAAAAGGGCTTTAGATTGAACCATATAGGTGAAGCGGTATATGCAAAAATGATGGATGAGTTTTCAAAGGTTGTTGACAGATGTCAGGTTACAATATTTACAGATGAGGAAAAGTGTAAGGAATATATGGAAAAATATGCATTGCCAAGATATCAAGAGAGGGATGACAGAATAAGCTCAATGACCGATGAAAGTGTTGATACCTTCTATTCTTGTATTCTTTGCCAATCTTTTGCACCTGCCCATGTTTGCGTTGTTACACCTGAAAGACTTGGACTTTGCGGAGCAGTAAGCTGGTTAGATGCTAAGGCAACATATGAGTTGGATCCTACGGGACCTTGTCAACCGGTGCCTAAGGAAGGGTTAATTGATGAAAATCTTGGTATCTATGAGAAGGTTAATGAAACAGTAAGTAAACTTTCACAGGGAGCACTTCAGAGTGTTACATTATACAGTATGCTTCAAGACCCAATGACATCCTGCGGCTGTTTCGAGTGTATCTGCGGCATTATGCCTGAAGCAAACGGTGTTGTCATTGTTAACAGGGAATACAGCGGCGTCTGCCCACTCGGTATGACATTTGGAGACCTTGCATCTATGACCGGTGGTGGTGTACAGACACCAGGCTTTATGGGACACGGACGTCTTTTCATATCTTCAAAGAAATTCATGAGAGCTGAAGGTGGTGCTGTACGTATAGTATGGATGCCTAAGGATTTAAAAGACTTCGTAGCTGAAAGGCTAAATGCAACCATTAAAGAAGTAAACGGTATAGATAATTTCACAGACATGATTTGCGATGAAACAATAGCTACAGATTCAGAAGGAGTTCTTGCATTCTTGGAAGAAAAGGGACATCCTGCACTTACAATGGATCCATTAATGTAA
- the acsE gene encoding carbon monoxide dehydrogenase/acetyl-CoA synthase methytransferase subunit: MEKFLIIGERIHCISPAIRKAFEERNPEQILKRAKEQLDAGAHYLDLNIGPAEKNGVELMTWGVQLLQSEFDNVPLALDTTNRKAIEAGIKVYNRSKGKPIVNSADAGERIENIDLAAANDAMVIALCAKEGIPKDTDESMAYCTEMLERGLSLGLEPTDMLFDPLFLVIKGMQDKQKGVLKTIRMISEMGLKTTCGLSNVSNGAPKEIRPIMDSVFAAMAIEEGLTSAIMNPCDLRLMQTIKTCDVINGAVLYADSYLDL; this comes from the coding sequence ATGGAAAAATTCTTAATAATAGGTGAAAGAATACACTGTATATCACCGGCAATAAGAAAGGCATTTGAAGAAAGAAACCCTGAGCAAATTTTAAAGAGGGCAAAAGAACAGTTGGATGCAGGTGCACATTATCTTGATTTAAATATCGGACCAGCGGAAAAAAATGGTGTTGAGCTTATGACATGGGGGGTTCAGCTATTACAGAGCGAATTTGATAATGTTCCATTAGCTCTTGATACAACAAATAGAAAGGCTATAGAAGCTGGAATCAAGGTTTACAACAGGTCAAAAGGCAAACCGATTGTAAATTCGGCAGATGCCGGTGAAAGAATTGAAAACATAGACCTTGCGGCTGCAAATGATGCTATGGTTATTGCATTATGTGCAAAAGAAGGAATACCAAAGGATACCGATGAGAGTATGGCATACTGCACTGAAATGCTTGAAAGAGGCTTGTCATTAGGATTGGAACCAACAGATATGTTATTTGACCCATTATTTCTTGTAATAAAAGGAATGCAGGACAAACAAAAAGGCGTTTTAAAAACCATCAGGATGATAAGTGAGATGGGATTAAAAACCACATGTGGATTAAGCAACGTATCAAATGGTGCTCCAAAAGAAATAAGACCTATTATGGATTCAGTATTTGCAGCAATGGCAATAGAAGAAGGTTTGACTTCGGCAATTATGAACCCATGCGATTTAAGGCTTATGCAGACAATTAAGACATGCGACGTAATTAACGGAGCTGTATTATATGCAGATTCGTATTTAGATTTATAA
- the acsC gene encoding acetyl-CoA decarbonylase/synthase complex subunit gamma, with amino-acid sequence MALSGLEIFKLLPKKNCKECGFPTCLAFAMKVAAGGAEIGKCPYISQEALDKLAEATAPIMKTITIGKGDAEYKLGGETVLFRHEKTFVNRNRFALLLSDSMTDAEIDEKIAHIKNVNYVRIGEEMKIEIVAIKFDSDKDKFISIINKVKDSDLKNAYMLICEKPEVMKEALELVKDEVPVVYGVNKDNFKEMVELVKGTKIPLGLKAANLEELYTLIEEVQKLGHKELILDPGATSIKEVFENAIQIRRINITGNDRTFGYPSVIFANELAKGEKYMEVALGTIFTMKYGSIIVLNDIDYARALALYPLRQNIFTDPQKPMRVEPNIYPINNADENSPVLCTVDFALTYFIVSGEVERSRVPVWMAIPDAGGYSVLTAWAAGKFTASSIAKFIKESGIENKTKSRKLIIPGKVAVLKGDLQENLPDWEIIVGTLEAMEIPKFLRELAG; translated from the coding sequence ATGGCTTTATCAGGATTAGAGATATTTAAGCTATTACCGAAAAAAAATTGTAAGGAGTGCGGGTTTCCAACCTGTTTAGCATTTGCTATGAAGGTAGCGGCAGGTGGTGCTGAAATAGGCAAATGTCCGTATATTTCTCAGGAGGCTTTGGATAAGCTTGCTGAAGCAACAGCTCCGATAATGAAGACAATAACAATAGGCAAGGGTGATGCTGAGTACAAGCTTGGAGGAGAAACGGTTTTATTCAGGCATGAAAAAACATTTGTAAATAGGAATAGATTTGCTCTCCTGCTTTCAGATTCTATGACAGATGCAGAAATTGATGAAAAAATCGCTCATATAAAGAATGTAAATTATGTAAGAATAGGCGAAGAAATGAAAATAGAGATTGTTGCAATAAAATTTGATAGCGACAAGGATAAATTCATCTCTATTATTAATAAAGTTAAAGACAGTGATTTAAAAAATGCTTACATGCTTATATGTGAAAAACCGGAGGTAATGAAAGAGGCATTGGAACTGGTTAAAGACGAGGTTCCTGTTGTATATGGAGTAAACAAGGACAACTTTAAAGAGATGGTGGAACTTGTTAAAGGAACAAAGATTCCTCTTGGGCTTAAAGCAGCAAATCTTGAAGAATTATATACTTTAATTGAAGAAGTGCAAAAACTTGGTCATAAGGAATTAATTTTAGATCCTGGTGCCACATCTATAAAAGAAGTATTTGAAAATGCAATTCAAATAAGAAGGATTAATATTACAGGAAATGACAGAACATTTGGTTATCCTTCGGTAATCTTTGCAAATGAACTTGCAAAAGGCGAAAAATATATGGAAGTTGCATTAGGCACAATATTTACAATGAAATATGGTTCAATCATAGTCTTAAATGATATAGACTATGCAAGAGCATTGGCGCTTTATCCTTTAAGACAGAATATATTCACAGATCCTCAAAAACCAATGAGGGTTGAACCAAATATATATCCAATAAATAACGCAGATGAAAATTCACCGGTACTTTGTACAGTTGATTTTGCTTTAACATACTTTATCGTTTCCGGTGAAGTTGAAAGGTCAAGAGTTCCTGTTTGGATGGCAATACCTGATGCAGGTGGATATTCCGTTCTGACTGCATGGGCTGCCGGTAAATTTACCGCATCCAGTATAGCTAAATTCATAAAGGAAAGCGGAATCGAAAATAAGACAAAATCAAGAAAGCTGATAATACCTGGAAAGGTTGCTGTTTTAAAAGGAGACTTGCAGGAGAACCTTCCGGATTGGGAGATAATCGTTGGAACATTAGAAGCAATGGAAATTCCAAAATTCTTGAGGGAATTAGCAGGTTAA
- the acsD gene encoding acetyl-CoA decarbonylase/synthase complex subunit delta, protein MFKKSVQKFPGKICEVELGTGEKAIKLGGAQVLPFCSFDGDTGNTPKVGMEIQDIYPEDWIDTLKELYKDVASDPAAWAKFIEDKYAPDFICLRLVGADPNGLDKPVDECAKIAKAVADAITLPLVVAGTGNHEKDGKLFEAVAKELEGKNILLMSAVEDNYKAVAAAGVLAYKHKIGAESSVDINLAKQLNILLSQLGIQNESIVMNVGSAAAGYGYEYVISTMDRIRLAALGQNDKTLQMPIITPVSFETYKIKETVSTESDVPEWGNQEDRAISMEVSTASGVLVSGSDAVILRHPTSVKIIKNLINELSA, encoded by the coding sequence ATGTTTAAAAAATCAGTACAAAAATTTCCAGGAAAGATTTGCGAAGTAGAATTAGGAACAGGTGAAAAGGCGATAAAATTAGGTGGGGCACAGGTATTACCATTTTGTAGTTTTGACGGTGATACAGGTAACACACCAAAGGTAGGTATGGAGATACAGGATATTTATCCTGAAGATTGGATTGACACCTTAAAAGAATTATATAAAGATGTGGCATCTGACCCTGCGGCATGGGCAAAATTTATTGAGGATAAATATGCACCTGATTTTATTTGTTTAAGGCTTGTAGGAGCAGATCCAAACGGCTTAGATAAACCTGTTGATGAATGTGCAAAGATTGCAAAGGCGGTTGCAGATGCAATAACATTACCGCTTGTTGTAGCAGGAACAGGCAACCACGAAAAGGATGGAAAATTATTCGAGGCGGTTGCAAAGGAATTAGAAGGGAAAAATATTCTGTTAATGTCAGCTGTTGAGGACAATTATAAAGCGGTTGCAGCAGCAGGTGTATTGGCATATAAGCATAAGATTGGAGCTGAATCCTCAGTTGATATTAACCTTGCAAAACAGCTTAATATTTTGCTATCACAATTGGGCATTCAGAACGAAAGCATTGTTATGAATGTAGGCTCAGCGGCGGCTGGATACGGATATGAGTATGTAATATCAACAATGGATAGAATAAGGCTTGCAGCCCTCGGACAAAATGATAAAACGCTTCAGATGCCGATTATTACACCGGTTTCATTTGAAACATATAAGATAAAGGAAACAGTATCAACAGAAAGTGATGTGCCTGAATGGGGCAATCAAGAAGACAGGGCGATTTCAATGGAGGTATCGACAGCATCTGGTGTTCTTGTTTCAGGTTCTGATGCGGTTATTCTGCGTCATCCGACATCAGTAAAAATTATAAAAAATCTTATAAATGAGTTATCTGCTTAA
- a CDS encoding carbon monoxide dehydrogenase accessory protein CooC has protein sequence MGYKIAVAGKGGTGKTTFAGLLVDYLVKKGEGPILAVDADANANLNEVLGIEVEGTIGDIREDVLHKALKGNEYPGGMSKADYFKYRLNSAVSEGDNYDLLVMGRSQGPGCYCYVNDILKALIDSLSANYKYLVIDNEAGMEHLSRKVVDNIDVLFLISDCSRRGIQTVGRIRDLADELKIRVNKIYLIVNKAPEGKINEGIKEEIEKQNLNLLGVLPMDPMIYDYDSNAIPLVKLPEDSIYKKAFKDILSKIEFKK, from the coding sequence ATGGGATATAAAATCGCTGTTGCAGGAAAAGGCGGCACCGGCAAAACAACCTTTGCTGGATTATTAGTTGACTATTTAGTTAAAAAGGGAGAAGGCCCGATCCTTGCAGTTGATGCAGATGCCAACGCCAATTTAAATGAAGTATTAGGAATAGAAGTTGAAGGGACAATAGGTGATATCAGAGAAGATGTGCTTCATAAAGCGCTTAAAGGTAATGAATATCCAGGTGGAATGAGCAAAGCAGATTATTTTAAATATAGGCTTAATTCTGCGGTTTCTGAGGGTGATAATTATGACCTATTGGTTATGGGTCGTTCTCAAGGACCTGGTTGTTACTGTTATGTAAATGACATTTTAAAAGCATTAATAGATTCTCTTTCTGCCAACTATAAATACCTTGTGATTGATAATGAGGCAGGTATGGAACATTTAAGCAGAAAGGTAGTTGATAATATTGATGTATTATTTCTGATAAGTGATTGTTCCAGAAGAGGAATTCAAACGGTAGGTCGCATAAGAGATTTAGCAGATGAGCTGAAGATCAGGGTTAATAAAATATATTTGATAGTGAACAAAGCACCAGAAGGGAAAATCAATGAGGGTATAAAAGAAGAAATAGAAAAGCAAAACCTGAATTTATTAGGGGTATTACCGATGGATCCGATGATATATGATTACGATTCAAATGCGATACCATTGGTTAAATTACCCGAGGATAGTATATATAAAAAAGCATTTAAAGATATACTGTCAAAAATAGAATTTAAAAAGTAA
- the lpdA gene encoding dihydrolipoyl dehydrogenase: MKLIVIGGGYAGYVAAIKAAMLGAEVTLIEKGNIGGNCINAGSISSKALLAPLEIMENVFTADKFGVKIEGDIKLDFNYMVSRKDSILKQLVSRIECILKTRGVKIIRGTAKLLSKKTVEVIMKDDRKKLLEADKIIIATGSVPVVPPMFPYDGKHVITSDEVLSLKKLPESLVVAGGGPIGCEIGQLLSKLGTDVKIIEKHDCLISSFEDEELANELQSVLKRDKVQLILGDSIKSVEVKDGKVYTNLESGKKLKSELMLLSVGRKAYIDGLRLEELGVAIERGKIVVNDKLETNIEGILAVGDVNNTISLANVALMEGIVAAENAFNKDKRMNYKAVPRCIFTLPEIAAVGVTEKQLKDKNIKYKVGRFNFAEQAKAEIVGKTQGFVKVIADKDDKIIGASIFGAHATDLLAELTLAVHLSLTCQEMGNVIYSHPTLSEAIMEALHDVNNGSVHSIK; this comes from the coding sequence ATGAAATTAATTGTGATTGGCGGAGGTTATGCTGGTTATGTAGCTGCAATAAAAGCAGCGATGCTTGGTGCCGAGGTTACTTTAATTGAAAAAGGGAATATTGGGGGGAATTGCATTAATGCAGGTAGTATATCCTCAAAAGCCTTGCTTGCACCATTGGAAATAATGGAAAATGTATTTACAGCTGATAAATTTGGTGTTAAAATTGAGGGAGATATAAAGCTTGATTTCAATTACATGGTTAGTAGAAAAGATAGTATATTAAAACAATTAGTTAGTAGAATTGAATGCATTTTAAAAACAAGAGGGGTTAAAATAATAAGAGGCACTGCTAAGCTTTTAAGCAAAAAGACAGTAGAAGTAATAATGAAGGATGATAGAAAAAAATTATTAGAAGCCGACAAAATAATAATTGCAACAGGTTCAGTACCTGTTGTACCCCCTATGTTTCCATATGACGGCAAACATGTTATAACTAGTGATGAAGTGCTCAGTCTGAAAAAATTGCCTGAGTCCTTGGTTGTTGCCGGAGGCGGACCAATAGGCTGTGAAATAGGGCAGTTACTTAGCAAGCTTGGAACAGATGTAAAAATCATAGAAAAGCATGATTGTCTTATTTCTTCATTTGAGGATGAGGAACTGGCTAATGAGCTTCAATCTGTATTAAAAAGGGATAAGGTTCAGCTTATTTTGGGAGATTCAATAAAATCAGTCGAAGTTAAAGATGGTAAGGTATATACAAATCTTGAAAGCGGCAAAAAGCTGAAGTCAGAATTAATGTTGCTTTCAGTTGGCAGGAAAGCCTATATAGATGGTCTAAGGCTTGAAGAACTGGGAGTTGCAATTGAAAGAGGAAAAATAGTTGTCAATGACAAGTTAGAAACAAACATTGAAGGGATATTAGCCGTTGGAGATGTTAATAATACCATTTCCCTTGCCAATGTAGCATTAATGGAAGGTATAGTTGCAGCAGAAAATGCGTTCAATAAAGACAAGAGAATGAATTATAAAGCAGTTCCAAGGTGCATCTTTACTTTACCTGAGATTGCAGCAGTTGGCGTTACAGAGAAGCAGCTAAAAGATAAAAATATAAAATATAAAGTTGGCAGATTTAATTTTGCAGAACAAGCGAAGGCAGAAATAGTTGGTAAGACTCAAGGTTTTGTAAAAGTAATTGCTGATAAGGATGATAAGATTATTGGTGCTTCGATATTTGGAGCACATGCCACAGATTTGCTGGCAGAACTGACCCTTGCAGTACATCTAAGCTTGACATGCCAGGAAATGGGGAATGTGATTTATTCCCATCCGACACTTTCAGAGGCAATAATGGAAGCACTGCATGATGTAAACAACGGATCTGTTCATTCTATAAAATAA
- a CDS encoding methylenetetrahydrofolate reductase, which produces MSLLKEAFEKGEFAVTAEMAPPKGIDFTHLIECAKAIKGRVHGVNVTDFQSATLKATSLATCRILQEQGLEPVLQITGRDRNRIAIQGELLSAGVFGIENVLALTGDHTTVGDHPGAMPVYDLDSVGILQAASALMGGKDMSGNELAGTPKYFLGACVTPRYDPVELQVLKMKKKIKAGARFFQTQAVYDMETLRNFRELTKNLDAKLMVGIVPLKSAGMAKYMNNNVPGIFVPDELIERLKAAEDKVKEGIKIAGEFIKAVREEGLCDGAHIMAIGAEENVPAILDEAGL; this is translated from the coding sequence ATGAGCCTTTTAAAAGAAGCGTTTGAAAAAGGAGAATTTGCAGTTACTGCAGAAATGGCACCGCCAAAAGGTATTGATTTTACACATCTTATTGAATGTGCAAAAGCAATAAAAGGTAGGGTTCATGGTGTAAATGTAACTGATTTTCAATCAGCAACCCTTAAGGCAACATCTCTTGCTACATGTAGGATTCTTCAGGAGCAGGGATTAGAGCCTGTACTTCAAATTACCGGCAGGGATAGAAACAGGATTGCAATTCAAGGTGAGCTGCTATCTGCCGGAGTATTTGGAATTGAAAATGTGTTGGCATTAACAGGTGACCATACAACAGTAGGAGACCATCCGGGTGCAATGCCTGTTTATGACCTTGATAGTGTCGGAATACTGCAGGCAGCATCTGCATTAATGGGAGGTAAAGACATGTCAGGCAATGAACTGGCAGGAACACCGAAGTATTTTTTAGGAGCTTGTGTTACACCAAGATATGATCCTGTTGAGCTTCAGGTATTAAAAATGAAGAAAAAGATAAAGGCTGGAGCAAGATTTTTCCAGACACAGGCGGTATATGATATGGAAACCTTAAGGAATTTCAGGGAATTGACAAAGAACCTTGATGCAAAACTTATGGTGGGAATAGTGCCGTTAAAGTCAGCAGGTATGGCAAAATATATGAATAATAATGTACCCGGGATATTTGTTCCCGATGAATTGATTGAAAGATTAAAAGCAGCAGAGGATAAGGTTAAGGAAGGAATAAAGATAGCCGGAGAATTTATAAAAGCCGTAAGGGAAGAAGGACTATGTGATGGAGCCCACATTATGGCAATTGGTGCGGAAGAAAATGTGCCTGCTATTTTAGATGAAGCTGGCTTATAA